Proteins encoded together in one Columba livia isolate bColLiv1 breed racing homer chromosome 3, bColLiv1.pat.W.v2, whole genome shotgun sequence window:
- the SYT14 gene encoding synaptotagmin-14 isoform X9: MLVVVHNSASCIQRMRRTPPLDELQPPPYQDDSGSPHLSCTPSEVGDSKCEFSHCSNSPRCSYKCPSEGSTGHEIESFHNKGYEEDVPSDSTAVLSPEDMSARGSSSQLPKPFDPEPVAKYGTLDVTFDYDSQEQKLLVTVTAVTDIPTYSRAGGSSWQVHLVLLPIKKQRAKTSIQRGPCPVFTETFKFNHVESEMIGNYAVRFRLYSVRRMKKERIVGEKIFYLTKLNLQGKMSVPVILEPSYSPSGCDSQMSMSEVSCSESTSSCQSLVHGSAPEILVGLLYNATTGRLSAEVIKGSHFKNLAANRPPNTYVKLTLLNSMGQEMSKCKTSIRRGQPNPVYKETFVFQVALFQLSDVTLILSVYNKRSMKRKEMIGWISLGLNSSGEDELNHWTEMKESKGRQVCRWHTLLES; encoded by the exons CAAGCTGCATTCAAAGGATGAGAAGAACACCTCCGCTAGATGAACTGCAGCCGCCTCCGTACCAGGATGATAGTGGTTCTCCTCATCTTTCGTGTACACCTTCTGAAGTCGGAGACAGCAAATGTGAATTTTCCCACTGTAGCAACAGTCCAAGATGTTCATATAAGTGCCCAAGTGAGGGAAGCACAGGACACGAAATAGAAAGCTTCCATAACAAAGGATACGAAGAGGATGTACCGAGTGATAGCACAGCTGTCCTTAGTCCAGAG gaTATGTCAGCTCGAGGATCATCTTCACAGCTTCCTAAACCTTTTGATCCTGAGCCAGTAGCTAAATATGGCACACTGGATGTGACTTTTGACTATGACTCACAGGAACAGAAGCTtttggtgacagtgacagctgtCACAGACATTCCCACATACAGCAGGGCAGGTGGAAGCTCGTGGCAAGTACACCTAGTTCTTCTCCCTATAAAGAAGCAGAGAGCAAAAACCAGCATCCAGCGGGGACCGTGCCCTGTCTTCACAGAGACATTCAAATTTAATCACGTTGAGTCTGAGATGATTGGGAATTATGCAGTTCGCTTTAGACTGTACAGCGTACGTCGCATGAAAAAAGAGAGGATTGTGGGAGAAAAGATTTTTTACTTAACAAAATTGAATCTTCAAGGGAAGATGTCAGTGCCAGTGATACTGGAACCTTCTTACAGTCCGTCT GGTTGCGACTCTCAAATGAGCATGTCAGAAGTGTCCTGCAGTGAAAGTACCTCCTCTTGTCAGTCGCTGGTACATGGCTCAGCTCCAGAAATCCTCGTTGGCCTCCTTTATAACGCTACAACGGGAAGATTATCAGCAGAAGTGATAAAAGGCAGCCACTTCAAAAACTTGGCAGCGAACAGACCACCCA aTACGTATGTTAAGTTAACACTGCTGAACTCGATGGGGCAAGAGATGTCCAAATGCAAAACTTCGATCCGCCGAGGACAGCCAAATCCTGTATACAAAGAAACCTTCGTTTTCCAAGTGGCGCTGTTTCAGCTCTCAGATGTGACGCTCATACTGTCTGTATATAATAAGCGCAGCATGAAACGAAAAGAGATGATAGGGTGGATTTCCTTAGGTCTCAACAGCTCAGGAGAAGATGAACTCAATCACTGGACTGAAATGAAGGAATCTAAAGGACGGCAAGTGTGCAGATGGCATACTTTACTAGAATCGTGA